In Massilia antarctica, the following are encoded in one genomic region:
- the kdgD gene encoding 5-dehydro-4-deoxyglucarate dehydratase translates to MNPQELKQILSSGLLSFPLTDFDDQGNFNALTYAERLEWLAPYGASALFAAGGTGEFFSLTPTEYSDVIRTAVDTCRGKVPILAGAGGPTRTAIALAQEAERLGAHGILLLPHYLTEASQDGLIAHVEAVCASVKFGVVVYNRGQCRLTADSLEKLAARCPNLIGFKDGIGDIELMVQIWRRMGDRFSYLGGLPTAEVYAAAYKALGTPVYSSAVFNFMPKMAMDFYHAIAADDHATTNRLLDQFFLPYLEIRNRKAGYAVSIVKAGARLVGHSAGPVRAPLTDMTAEEDAMLLKLITAQGAQ, encoded by the coding sequence ATGAATCCGCAAGAACTCAAACAAATCCTGTCGTCCGGCCTGCTGTCGTTTCCATTGACCGACTTTGACGACCAGGGCAATTTCAACGCGCTCACCTACGCCGAGCGCCTCGAATGGCTCGCTCCGTACGGCGCCAGCGCCCTGTTCGCAGCCGGCGGCACCGGTGAGTTCTTCTCCCTGACCCCAACCGAATACTCGGACGTGATCCGCACCGCGGTCGATACCTGCCGCGGCAAAGTGCCGATCCTGGCCGGCGCCGGCGGCCCGACCCGCACCGCGATCGCCCTGGCCCAGGAAGCCGAGCGCCTCGGCGCCCACGGCATCCTGCTGCTGCCGCACTATCTGACCGAAGCGAGCCAGGATGGCCTGATCGCGCACGTTGAAGCGGTGTGCGCCTCGGTCAAGTTCGGCGTCGTCGTCTACAACCGCGGCCAGTGCCGCCTGACCGCCGACTCGCTCGAAAAGCTGGCCGCGCGCTGCCCTAACCTGATCGGCTTCAAGGACGGCATCGGCGACATCGAACTGATGGTGCAAATCTGGCGCCGCATGGGCGACCGCTTCAGCTACCTGGGCGGCCTGCCGACCGCGGAAGTCTACGCCGCCGCCTACAAGGCACTGGGCACCCCGGTGTACTCGTCGGCGGTATTTAACTTCATGCCGAAAATGGCGATGGACTTCTACCACGCGATTGCCGCCGACGACCACGCCACCACCAACCGCCTGCTGGACCAGTTCTTCCTGCCTTACCTGGAAATCCGCAACCGCAAGGCCGGCTACGCAGTGAGCATCGTCAAGGCCGGCGCGCGCCTGGTTGGCCACTCGGCCGGTCCCGTACGCGCTCCGCTGACCGACATGACGGCAGAAGAAGACGCGATGCTGCTCAAACTGATCACCGCCCAGGGCGCCCAATAA
- a CDS encoding FadR/GntR family transcriptional regulator: MTSTFTAQTLPPPRKKHRTLAQGVVEHITGSIQQGVLKPGDKLPTESAIMEQHGVSRTVVREAISHLQAAGWAQTRHGIGTFVIERSKAGLAINAESIVTVMDVLAMLELRISMEAEAAWLAAARRSEAQVAELAKVLGAMQRSVARGSPAVDADVQFHLLIAQSTGNRYFVDILSQLGTAIIPRARVNMPQLGHDDPAVYLERVNREHEDIFNAILRKDPEAARAAMRTHLSNSRERLRQAQQQLESNGA, encoded by the coding sequence ATGACATCTACCTTCACTGCCCAGACTCTGCCGCCACCGCGCAAGAAACACCGCACCCTCGCCCAGGGCGTGGTCGAGCACATCACGGGCAGCATCCAGCAGGGCGTGCTCAAGCCCGGCGACAAGCTGCCGACCGAATCGGCCATCATGGAGCAGCATGGCGTAAGCCGCACCGTGGTGCGCGAAGCCATTTCACACCTGCAGGCGGCCGGCTGGGCGCAGACCCGGCACGGCATCGGCACCTTCGTCATCGAGCGCAGCAAAGCGGGCCTGGCGATCAATGCCGAGAGCATCGTCACCGTCATGGATGTACTGGCGATGCTCGAACTGCGCATCAGCATGGAGGCCGAAGCGGCCTGGCTGGCAGCGGCGCGCCGCAGCGAAGCCCAGGTGGCCGAACTGGCCAAGGTGCTCGGCGCCATGCAGCGCAGCGTGGCGCGCGGCAGCCCCGCCGTTGACGCCGATGTGCAATTCCACCTGCTGATCGCGCAGTCCACCGGCAACCGCTATTTCGTCGACATTCTCAGCCAGCTGGGCACCGCCATCATCCCGCGCGCCCGCGTCAACATGCCGCAGCTGGGGCATGACGATCCGGCCGTCTACCTGGAACGGGTCAACCGCGAGCACGAAGATATCTTCAACGCGATCCTGCGCAAGGACCCGGAAGCGGCGCGCGCCGCCATGCGCACCCACCTGAGCAACAGCCGCGAGCGCCTGCGCCAGGCGCAGCAGCAACTGGAGTCGAACGGCGCCTGA
- a CDS encoding YkgJ family cysteine cluster protein: MNCRDNCGACCTAPSITSPIPGMPDGKPAGVRCVQLGENNLCRIFGQPERPAFCGGLQPSEEMCGSSREYAMQWLGELERATAPACNR, encoded by the coding sequence ATGAATTGCCGTGACAATTGCGGCGCCTGCTGCACCGCCCCCTCGATCACCAGTCCGATTCCCGGCATGCCGGACGGGAAACCCGCAGGGGTAAGGTGCGTGCAGCTGGGCGAGAACAATCTGTGCCGCATTTTCGGCCAGCCGGAACGGCCGGCGTTTTGCGGCGGCTTGCAGCCATCGGAAGAGATGTGCGGGAGCAGCCGCGAATATGCGATGCAGTGGCTGGGGGAGCTGGAGCGCGCGACAGCACCAGCTTGCAACCGCTGA
- a CDS encoding TonB-dependent receptor encodes MLFPTTRTLTSLAVASAFGCAALPGHAQTAASAADNTAPANNDPNQIQEVKVTATRHSTSLLRTPLAVTALSQDQLTRKGATSLRDLAGDIPNVVIENTGLDSAVQITIRGITSTNFTETGDPAVGFHVDGLYSPRPQGAQALMFDIDQLEVLRGPQGTLFGRNSTGGSVNVISAKPDFTGNYGKANIELGNYNKKQASIVQNVVVNDMLALRATYMKVRRDGYANQMRDLSEANAPAYGWVPDGIPDVDQRFNRKVDKKDYYTNQYQWAARVAAALRINKNVSARLAYEEFQDSGAGGSHFRDCESGAGTRYACTGGKWDINVNVPGMTDLNIRTVRAGLNWSLTDSASVDYSFQIADQRRKETTDDDKGLQHATAFQINGKYPNLAGGDWGTWPLNDVFHRTMDSRYLSTVHEAQLKQTLGAVQYVAGLFWMHERNRIDYEITNVIQKPYGDPGSVLYHQPNRQVDAKAAFAQVDWKFMPTWTGTLGARLSSDSKEDKGGEVYGRNWIGDTAYYRGWYKRGIPGTPLFRVHNGTDLSTDMGAGGGLGAYAGYAAPTSNDHKETWKKTTWRAGVQKQINANQMAYGSVSTGYKAGGFADKTDSCNHHLCADGKPGVVTFLPYDPETVTNYELGYKGKFLDNRLNLSATAFFMKYKGMQLTGNYFINQVIPDNGLPCPADQPKCDVYDAWRTINVGKVDIPGLEIEADWRPWSGARIGGGFAFINTKVHDFKEFSDEYQCGDVRVELGIEPCPAIYNGPDKALLGRRLYNIDGNHLPNTPKYQLNLSFSQEFELAGGYRVTPYVKVNWRDKAYFDLRNSEFAHIGRYQKAYAMGDASVRLDAPSDKWHAEAFVRNVANSHAKTSGDSVMGGFMQANFVEPRMFGMRVGVNY; translated from the coding sequence ATGCTATTCCCAACGACACGGACTCTGACGAGTCTGGCGGTCGCCAGCGCGTTCGGCTGTGCGGCCCTGCCCGGCCACGCGCAAACTGCCGCCAGCGCCGCCGACAACACCGCCCCCGCCAATAACGACCCGAATCAAATCCAGGAAGTCAAAGTCACCGCCACCCGCCACTCCACCTCGCTGCTGCGCACCCCGCTGGCCGTCACGGCCCTGAGCCAGGACCAGCTCACGCGCAAGGGCGCCACCAGCCTCAGGGACCTGGCCGGCGACATCCCCAACGTCGTCATCGAAAACACCGGCCTCGATTCTGCCGTGCAGATCACCATCCGCGGCATCACCTCGACCAACTTCACCGAAACGGGCGACCCGGCCGTCGGCTTTCACGTCGACGGCCTGTACTCGCCGCGCCCCCAAGGCGCGCAGGCGCTGATGTTCGACATCGACCAACTGGAAGTGCTGCGCGGCCCGCAAGGCACCCTGTTCGGCCGCAATTCGACCGGCGGCAGCGTCAACGTCATTTCGGCCAAGCCTGACTTCACCGGCAACTACGGCAAGGCCAACATCGAGCTTGGCAACTACAACAAGAAGCAGGCCAGCATCGTCCAGAACGTCGTCGTCAACGACATGCTGGCCCTGCGCGCCACCTACATGAAAGTGCGGCGCGACGGCTACGCCAACCAGATGCGCGACCTGAGCGAAGCGAACGCGCCTGCTTACGGCTGGGTCCCGGATGGCATCCCCGACGTCGACCAGCGCTTCAACCGCAAGGTCGACAAGAAGGATTACTACACCAACCAGTACCAGTGGGCCGCGCGCGTGGCCGCCGCACTCAGGATCAACAAAAATGTCAGCGCGCGCCTGGCGTACGAAGAGTTCCAGGACTCCGGCGCCGGCGGATCGCACTTCCGCGACTGCGAGTCCGGCGCCGGCACGCGCTACGCCTGCACCGGCGGCAAATGGGACATCAACGTCAACGTGCCGGGCATGACGGACTTGAACATCCGCACCGTGCGCGCGGGCCTGAACTGGAGTCTGACTGACAGCGCCAGCGTCGACTACAGCTTCCAGATCGCCGACCAGCGCCGCAAGGAGACCACCGACGACGACAAGGGCTTGCAGCACGCCACGGCGTTCCAGATCAACGGCAAGTACCCCAACCTCGCCGGCGGCGACTGGGGCACCTGGCCGCTCAACGATGTCTTCCACCGCACCATGGATTCGCGCTACCTGTCGACCGTGCACGAAGCGCAGCTCAAGCAAACGCTCGGCGCCGTCCAATACGTGGCGGGCCTGTTCTGGATGCACGAACGCAACCGCATCGACTACGAAATCACCAACGTGATCCAGAAGCCGTACGGCGATCCGGGCAGCGTGCTGTATCACCAGCCGAACCGCCAGGTCGACGCCAAGGCCGCCTTCGCGCAAGTCGACTGGAAGTTCATGCCCACCTGGACCGGCACCCTGGGCGCGCGCCTGTCCTCCGACAGCAAGGAAGACAAGGGCGGCGAAGTCTATGGCCGCAACTGGATCGGCGACACTGCGTATTACCGCGGCTGGTACAAGCGCGGCATCCCCGGCACGCCGCTCTTCCGGGTCCACAACGGCACCGACCTGTCGACCGACATGGGCGCCGGCGGCGGCCTTGGCGCATACGCGGGCTACGCGGCGCCGACCTCGAACGATCACAAGGAAACCTGGAAGAAGACCACCTGGCGCGCCGGGGTGCAAAAGCAGATCAACGCCAACCAGATGGCCTACGGCTCGGTATCGACCGGCTACAAGGCCGGCGGCTTCGCCGACAAGACCGACTCCTGCAACCACCACCTGTGCGCCGACGGCAAACCGGGGGTGGTGACCTTCCTGCCGTACGACCCCGAGACCGTCACCAACTATGAACTGGGCTACAAGGGCAAATTCCTCGACAACCGCCTGAACCTGTCGGCCACCGCCTTCTTCATGAAGTACAAGGGCATGCAACTGACCGGGAACTACTTCATCAACCAGGTCATCCCCGACAACGGCCTGCCCTGCCCGGCCGACCAGCCCAAGTGCGATGTGTACGACGCCTGGCGCACCATCAACGTCGGCAAGGTCGATATTCCCGGCCTGGAGATCGAAGCGGACTGGCGGCCGTGGAGCGGCGCGCGCATCGGCGGCGGCTTCGCCTTCATCAACACCAAGGTGCACGACTTCAAGGAATTCAGCGACGAGTACCAGTGCGGCGACGTGCGCGTGGAACTGGGCATCGAACCCTGCCCGGCCATCTACAACGGTCCGGACAAGGCACTGCTCGGCCGGCGCCTGTACAACATCGATGGCAACCACCTGCCCAACACGCCCAAGTACCAGTTGAACCTGAGCTTTTCGCAGGAGTTCGAGCTGGCCGGCGGCTACAGGGTGACGCCATACGTGAAAGTGAACTGGCGCGACAAGGCTTATTTCGACCTGCGCAATTCAGAATTCGCACATATCGGCCGCTATCAGAAAGCGTATGCGATGGGCGACGCGTCGGTACGGCTCGATGCGCCGAGCGACAAGTGGCACGCCGAAGCGTTCGTGCGCAACGTCGCCAACAGCCACGCCAAGACCAGCGGCGACTCGGTGATGGGCGGCTTCATGCAGGCCAACTTCGTCGAGCCGCGCATGTTCGGCATGCGCGTGGGCGTGAACTACTGA
- the axe2C gene encoding bifunctional acetylxylan esterase/glucomannan deacetylase AxeC2 — MNRTALALALLLVHAGVRAEPVVRADDPRIARMGRTVALADGSLRFSYPGVQLSLSFEGKALSVDAVASGERSYIDVVVDGGTPRIVKLSATARTIKLVDERQAGIHRVDIMHRTESWQGVVTLARFVTDGTLHTAPVLPQRKMLVLGDSVTCGEAIDRVGGETKKPSWWNPRASYGMLAAQALGAQVQLVCHGGRGLLRSWNGRTDDDNLPDFYELAIANQEQRVRWNHAAYWPDLIVVAIGTNDFSTGIPERDAYVNAYVSLVRTLLRNHPHALLVLTEGAILNGERKAALTSYIAETIRRVGNARVHAAASVYHPGDAIDAHPTKAQHAAMARELLPQLRDLTGW, encoded by the coding sequence ATGAATCGCACTGCACTGGCGCTGGCGCTGCTGCTTGTCCATGCCGGCGTCCGGGCCGAACCGGTGGTGCGCGCCGACGACCCGCGCATCGCGCGCATGGGCAGGACCGTTGCCCTTGCCGATGGCAGTCTGCGCTTCTCCTATCCCGGCGTGCAGCTGTCGCTGTCGTTCGAGGGCAAAGCCTTGTCGGTCGACGCCGTGGCCAGCGGTGAGCGCAGCTATATTGACGTCGTCGTCGACGGCGGTACGCCACGCATCGTCAAGTTGTCGGCGACCGCGCGCACCATCAAGCTGGTGGACGAGCGCCAGGCGGGTATTCACCGGGTCGACATCATGCATCGTACCGAAAGCTGGCAGGGCGTCGTTACCTTGGCCCGCTTTGTCACCGACGGTACCTTGCACACCGCGCCCGTGCTCCCGCAGCGCAAAATGCTCGTGCTTGGCGACTCGGTCACCTGCGGCGAAGCCATCGACCGGGTTGGCGGCGAAACGAAGAAGCCGTCGTGGTGGAATCCGCGCGCGTCGTACGGCATGCTGGCCGCGCAGGCGCTCGGTGCGCAGGTTCAACTGGTCTGTCATGGAGGGCGCGGGCTGCTGCGCAGCTGGAACGGCCGCACCGATGACGACAATCTTCCCGATTTCTACGAGCTTGCCATCGCCAACCAAGAGCAGCGGGTGCGCTGGAATCACGCCGCTTACTGGCCCGACCTGATTGTCGTCGCGATCGGCACCAACGATTTCAGCACCGGCATTCCGGAGCGCGATGCCTATGTCAATGCCTACGTGAGCCTGGTGCGCACCTTGCTGCGCAATCATCCGCACGCGCTGCTCGTGCTGACCGAAGGCGCGATCCTCAATGGCGAGCGCAAGGCCGCCTTGACCAGCTATATCGCGGAGACCATCCGGAGGGTCGGCAACGCGCGGGTGCATGCCGCGGCGTCGGTCTACCATCCGGGTGACGCGATCGATGCCCATCCCACCAAAGCGCAACACGCGGCGATGGCGCGCGAGCTGCTGCCCCAGCTACGCGACTTGACCGGCTGGTAA
- a CDS encoding GDSL-type esterase/lipase family protein, whose amino-acid sequence MNLRILPILLAGALAAHVAHAAPLDVAAGAQTCALNIKPRTQEYPWMSIGRWQRMHEDQLALADKGDVDLMFIGDSITEGWPRAIWDANFGAYKAGNFGIGGDNTGNVLWRLQDKRMAKLRPKAIVLLIGVNNLGLCGEKPEQIFSGIEAVVAALRKQYPAARILLNAVLPTGELAASERRQNVLALNKMVATLGDGRNVVFRDYGASFVRPDGSIGTDIMGDHLHLTQKGYVIWADVMLPDVQALMK is encoded by the coding sequence ATGAACTTGCGTATTCTTCCCATCCTGCTGGCCGGCGCGCTGGCTGCCCACGTCGCGCATGCCGCGCCCCTCGACGTGGCGGCCGGCGCGCAAACCTGCGCCCTCAATATCAAGCCGCGTACCCAGGAATATCCGTGGATGTCGATCGGGCGCTGGCAGCGCATGCATGAAGACCAGCTGGCCCTGGCCGACAAGGGCGATGTGGACCTGATGTTTATCGGCGATTCGATCACCGAAGGCTGGCCGCGCGCGATCTGGGATGCGAATTTCGGCGCCTACAAGGCGGGTAACTTCGGCATCGGCGGCGACAACACCGGCAACGTGTTGTGGCGCTTGCAGGACAAGCGCATGGCCAAACTCAGGCCCAAGGCGATCGTGCTGCTCATCGGCGTGAACAACCTGGGCCTGTGCGGCGAGAAGCCGGAGCAGATCTTTTCCGGTATCGAGGCGGTGGTCGCGGCTTTGCGCAAGCAGTACCCTGCCGCGCGCATCCTGCTCAATGCCGTGCTGCCGACCGGCGAACTGGCGGCGAGCGAACGGCGCCAGAATGTCCTCGCGCTCAACAAGATGGTTGCAACCCTGGGCGATGGCCGCAACGTGGTTTTCCGCGACTACGGCGCGTCCTTCGTGCGCCCTGACGGCAGCATCGGCACCGACATCATGGGCGATCATCTTCACCTCACGCAAAAAGGCTATGTCATCTGGGCCGACGTCATGCTGCCCGACGTGCAAGCATTGATGAAGTAG
- a CDS encoding glycoside hydrolase family 27 protein — protein sequence MKIVTTLLIPAALLLGANASAQKFENLAATPQMGWNSWNKFACNIDEKLIRETADAMVRIGMKDAGYDYVNIDDCWHGKRDRNGNIQPDPERFPSGMKALADYVHAKGLKLGIYSDAGATTCGGRPGSRGHEYQDAITYAAWGVDYVKYDWCDTKGLNAAAAYTTMRDAIHSAGRPMLLSMCEWGDNKPWEWGADVGHSWRTTGDIYPCWDCEINHGSWSAFGVLRILDKQVGLRKHAGPGHWNDMDMMEVGMGMSEDEDRAHFSIWAMMASPLISGNDLRSMPESTRKILTNKDVIAINQDKLGVQAWKFMSEGPLELWAKPLANNDWALMILNRGPGTISYKMDWKKHKVGDDLSKRELDIDKTAYRWTDAWSGKTGDTGKALDLNIASHSVAMLHLKAK from the coding sequence ATGAAAATTGTCACGACCTTGCTGATCCCGGCGGCCCTGCTGCTGGGCGCGAATGCCTCCGCGCAGAAGTTCGAGAACCTCGCGGCCACGCCGCAAATGGGCTGGAACAGCTGGAACAAATTCGCCTGCAATATCGATGAAAAACTGATCCGCGAAACGGCCGACGCCATGGTCAGGATCGGCATGAAGGACGCCGGCTACGACTACGTCAATATCGACGACTGCTGGCACGGCAAGCGTGACAGGAATGGGAATATCCAGCCCGATCCCGAGCGCTTCCCGTCCGGGATGAAGGCGCTGGCCGACTACGTGCATGCGAAAGGCCTCAAGCTGGGCATCTATTCGGACGCCGGCGCCACCACCTGCGGCGGCCGCCCGGGCAGCCGCGGACACGAGTACCAGGACGCGATCACCTACGCCGCCTGGGGCGTCGACTACGTCAAGTACGACTGGTGCGATACCAAGGGCCTGAACGCGGCGGCCGCCTACACCACCATGCGCGATGCCATCCACAGCGCCGGCCGTCCCATGTTGCTCAGCATGTGCGAGTGGGGCGACAACAAGCCGTGGGAGTGGGGCGCGGACGTCGGCCATTCGTGGCGCACCACCGGCGACATCTATCCGTGCTGGGATTGCGAGATCAATCACGGCTCGTGGTCCGCCTTCGGCGTGCTGCGCATTCTCGACAAGCAGGTCGGCTTGCGCAAGCACGCCGGTCCCGGGCACTGGAACGACATGGACATGATGGAAGTCGGCATGGGGATGAGCGAGGACGAAGACCGTGCCCACTTCTCGATCTGGGCCATGATGGCGTCGCCCCTCATTTCCGGCAACGACCTGCGTTCGATGCCGGAATCGACGCGCAAGATCCTTACCAACAAGGATGTCATCGCGATCAACCAGGATAAACTTGGCGTGCAGGCGTGGAAGTTCATGTCCGAAGGGCCGCTGGAACTTTGGGCCAAGCCGCTGGCCAATAACGACTGGGCGCTGATGATCCTCAATCGCGGGCCCGGGACCATCAGCTACAAGATGGACTGGAAAAAGCACAAGGTTGGCGATGATCTGAGCAAGCGCGAACTCGATATCGACAAGACGGCCTACCGCTGGACCGATGCCTGGAGCGGCAAGACGGGCGACACCGGCAAGGCCCTCGACCTGAACATTGCATCGCACAGCGTGGCGATGCTGCACCTGAAAGCAAAGTGA
- a CDS encoding glycoside hydrolase 5 family protein produces MIKMNQLGAALAMAGLVSGAASAAAPVSAAGKSEFVTVKKTHFARKGKSYYIAGANFWYGGYLGSPSGVGARARLLKELDTMKALGINNVRVLAVSEKTEMTSAVRPATTNGPGKYDEDLLAGLDFLVDELGKRDMTVVLYLNNFWQWSGGMTQYLNWFEGSKAIDPNVTKDYDDYMAKTARFYANKDAQKEYRGTIRKIVGRVNSINGKAYRDDPVIMSWQLANEPRPGNGKASDKEKAVYTGWIAETAQYIHELDKNHLVSSGSEGLAGSAQDAKLFMASHSSKHIDYLTYHLWPKNWGWFDSAKPVESWDGAITKSRDYLNAHIDMAKTIGKPIVLEEFGLDRDGASFDIKASTKIRDRFYGEIFDLIQRRAAGGDPIAGWNFWAWGGAGRAANADYWWKQGNDFMGDPPQEEQGLYSVFDSDASSLALIKDHAGQLRSLQK; encoded by the coding sequence ATGATCAAGATGAACCAGTTGGGTGCAGCATTGGCAATGGCGGGTTTGGTGAGCGGCGCGGCGTCGGCGGCGGCACCGGTGAGCGCGGCGGGCAAGAGCGAATTCGTGACGGTGAAAAAGACGCATTTCGCGCGCAAGGGCAAATCGTATTACATCGCCGGCGCCAATTTCTGGTACGGCGGCTATCTGGGCTCGCCGTCCGGCGTGGGCGCGCGTGCGCGCCTGCTCAAGGAACTCGATACCATGAAGGCGCTCGGGATCAACAATGTGCGGGTGCTGGCCGTCTCCGAAAAAACCGAGATGACCAGCGCCGTGCGGCCCGCCACTACCAACGGTCCCGGCAAGTACGACGAGGACCTGCTGGCGGGGCTCGACTTCCTGGTCGATGAACTGGGCAAGCGCGACATGACGGTCGTGCTTTACCTGAACAATTTCTGGCAGTGGTCGGGCGGGATGACGCAGTACCTGAACTGGTTTGAAGGCAGCAAGGCGATTGATCCGAACGTGACCAAGGATTACGACGACTACATGGCCAAGACGGCGCGCTTCTACGCCAACAAGGATGCGCAGAAGGAGTATCGCGGCACCATCAGGAAGATCGTCGGGCGGGTCAACAGCATCAACGGCAAGGCCTATCGCGACGATCCGGTGATCATGTCGTGGCAACTGGCGAACGAACCACGCCCGGGCAACGGCAAGGCAAGCGACAAGGAAAAGGCGGTCTACACCGGATGGATCGCCGAAACCGCGCAGTACATCCATGAACTGGACAAGAACCACCTGGTGAGCAGCGGCAGCGAAGGCCTGGCCGGGTCGGCGCAGGATGCCAAACTGTTCATGGCCTCGCATTCGTCGAAACATATCGATTACCTCACTTACCACCTGTGGCCGAAAAACTGGGGCTGGTTCGACTCCGCCAAGCCGGTCGAGAGCTGGGATGGCGCGATCACCAAGAGCCGCGATTACCTGAATGCGCACATCGACATGGCCAAAACCATCGGCAAGCCGATCGTGCTGGAAGAGTTTGGGCTGGACCGCGACGGCGCCTCGTTCGACATCAAGGCAAGCACCAAGATCCGCGACCGCTTCTACGGCGAGATTTTCGACCTGATCCAGCGCCGCGCCGCCGGCGGCGACCCGATCGCGGGCTGGAATTTCTGGGCCTGGGGCGGCGCCGGGCGCGCCGCCAACGCCGACTACTGGTGGAAGCAGGGTAATGACTTCATGGGCGATCCGCCGCAGGAAGAGCAGGGCCTGTACTCGGTGTTCGACTCCGATGCCAGTTCGCTGGCGCTGATCAAGGACCATGCGGGCCAACTGCGCTCGCTCCAGAAGTAA